Part of the Streptomyces sp. NBC_01353 genome, CGAGGGTCTCTCTCCGCTGGACGCCGCCAGCCAGGTCGCCGTCCCCGAGTTCGACGGCCGGCTCATCACGGTCCCGTTCTCCTTCAAGGAGATCGACGAGGACGGTCTGCCCGCGTACGTCGCCGACACCGAGCGCGCCGCCCGGGTCGCCGGGATCGCGGTCCGCCACGCCCGTCTGCGTCACATCCCGAACGCCGAGAAGAAGCTCGCTCTTGTCCTCTCCGCGTACCCGACCAAGCACTCCCGGATCGGCAACGCGGTCGGCCTGGACACCCCCGCCTCCGCCGTCGCGCTCCTGCGGCGTCTGCGGGAGGAGGGCTACGACTTCGGTCCGGTCGAGGAGATCCCGGGCCTGGTCTCCGGCGACGGCGACGAGCTGATCTACGCCCTGATCGAGGCCGGCGGCCACGACCAGGACTGGCTCACCGAGGAGCAGCTGGCGAAGAACCCGGTTCGCATCCCGGCCGCCGACTACAAGCGTTGGTACGCGCAGCTCCCGACCGAGCTGCGCGCGGCGGTCGAGGAGCACTGGGGCCCGGCGCCCGGCGAGATGTTCCTGGACCGGTCCCGCAACCCCGAGGGCGACATCGTCCTCGCCGCCCTGCGGCGCGGGAACCTGCTGATCCTCATCCAGCCGCCGCGCGGCTTCGGCGAGAACCCGATCGCGATCTACCACGACCCCGATCTCCCGCCGTCCCACCACTACCTGGCCGCCTACCGTTGGATCGCGGCGCGTGCCGAGGACGGCGGCTTCGGTGCGGACGCGATGGTCCACCTCGGCAAGCACGGCAACCTGGAGTGGCTGCCCGGCAAGAACGCCGGCCTGTCGGCCGCCTGTGGCCCGGACGCGGCGCTCGGTGACATCCCTCTGATCTACCCGTTCCTGGTCAACGACCCGGGCGAGGGCACGCAGGCCAAGCGGCGCGTGCACGCGACGCTCGTGGACCACCTGGTGCCGCCGATGGCGCGCGCCGACTCGTACGGCGACATCGCGCGCCTGGAGCAGCTGCTCGACGAGTACGCGCAGATCTCCTCCATGGACCCGTCCAAGCTGCCTGCGATCCGCGCGCAGATCTGGACGCTGATCCAGGCGGCGAAGCTCGACCACGACCTGGGGCTCGAGGACCGCCCGGAGGACGACGGCTTCGACGACTTCCTGCTGCACGTCGACGGCTGGCTGTGCGAGGTCAAGGACGCGCAGATCAGGGACGGTCTGCATGTGCTCGGCGGGGCGCCGGTGGGCGAGGCGCGGGTCAACCTCGTGCTCTCGATCCTGCGCGCCCGGCAGATCTGGGGCGGTACGCAGGCCCTGCCGGGTCTGCGCGAGGCCCTGGGTCTGGACGAGTCGGCCGCGACCCGGACGACCGCCGACGAGGCGGAGGCGACGGCGCGCGAGCTGGTCGAGGCGATGGAGGCGGCGGACTGGTCCGTGGACGCGGTCCCGGCGGTCGCCGCCGCGTACGGCGCGGACGTCCAGGCCGTGCTCCGCTTCGCCTGCGAGCAGGTCGTCCCGCGGCTCTCCGCCACGACCGACGAACTCACCCACGCCGTCCACGCGTTGGACGGCGGCTTCGTGCCGGCCGGCCCGTCCGGCTCGCCGCTGCGCGGTCTGGTGAACGTGCTGCCGACCGGCCGGAACTTCTACTCCGTCGACCCCAAGGCCGTTCCCTCCCGCCTCGCGTGGGAGACCGGCCAGGCGCTCGCCGACTCTCTTCTGGAGCGCTACCGCTCCGACAACGGAGAGTGGCCGACCTCCGTCGGTCTCTCCCTGTGGGGGACGAGCGCGATGCGCACGGCGGGCGACGACGTGGCCGAGGCGCTGGCCCTGCTGGGCGTCCGCCCCACCTGGGACGACGCCTCGCGCCGGGTGAACGGCCTGGAGGCCGTCCCGCTCGCCGAGCTGGGCCGTCCGCGCATCGATGTGACGCTGCGCATCTCGGGCTTCTTCCGGGACGCGTTCCCGCACGTCATCGTGCTTCTCGACGACGCCGTACGGCTGGCCGCCTCGCTCGACGAGCCGGCCGAGGACAACTTCGTACGGGCGCACGCGCAGGCCGACCTGGCCGAGCACGGCGACGAGCGGCGTGCGACCACCCGTATCTTCGGCTCGCGGCCGGGCACGTACGGCGCGGGCATCCTCCAGCTGATCGACTCGCGCGACTGGCGTACGGACGCGGACCTCGCCGAGGTGTACACGGTGTGGGGCGGGTACGCGTACGGCCGCGGTCTCGAAGGGCGTCCGGCCCGTTCGGAGATGGAGACGGCGTACAAGCGGATCGCGGTGGCCGCGAAGAACACGGACACGCGCG contains:
- the cobN gene encoding cobaltochelatase subunit CobN, translated to MRILLLSHSDTDLLSARAAGGPVEYRFANPSRLALDDLPGLLDGADLVVVRLLGGLRAWEEGLQALRTAEKPLVVLSGEQAPDAQLMETSTVPIGVATEAHAYLAHGGPANLEQLARFLSDTVLLTGHGFDAPAAAPTWGPLEREPRVTDGPTIAVLYYRAHHMSGNTAFIGTLCEAIEDTGAQALPLYVASLRAPEPELLDRLRGADAIVTTVLAAGGTKPAEAQAGGDEEAWDAGALAALDVPILQALCLTGSRSAWEENDEGLSPLDAASQVAVPEFDGRLITVPFSFKEIDEDGLPAYVADTERAARVAGIAVRHARLRHIPNAEKKLALVLSAYPTKHSRIGNAVGLDTPASAVALLRRLREEGYDFGPVEEIPGLVSGDGDELIYALIEAGGHDQDWLTEEQLAKNPVRIPAADYKRWYAQLPTELRAAVEEHWGPAPGEMFLDRSRNPEGDIVLAALRRGNLLILIQPPRGFGENPIAIYHDPDLPPSHHYLAAYRWIAARAEDGGFGADAMVHLGKHGNLEWLPGKNAGLSAACGPDAALGDIPLIYPFLVNDPGEGTQAKRRVHATLVDHLVPPMARADSYGDIARLEQLLDEYAQISSMDPSKLPAIRAQIWTLIQAAKLDHDLGLEDRPEDDGFDDFLLHVDGWLCEVKDAQIRDGLHVLGGAPVGEARVNLVLSILRARQIWGGTQALPGLREALGLDESAATRTTADEAEATARELVEAMEAADWSVDAVPAVAAAYGADVQAVLRFACEQVVPRLSATTDELTHAVHALDGGFVPAGPSGSPLRGLVNVLPTGRNFYSVDPKAVPSRLAWETGQALADSLLERYRSDNGEWPTSVGLSLWGTSAMRTAGDDVAEALALLGVRPTWDDASRRVNGLEAVPLAELGRPRIDVTLRISGFFRDAFPHVIVLLDDAVRLAASLDEPAEDNFVRAHAQADLAEHGDERRATTRIFGSRPGTYGAGILQLIDSRDWRTDADLAEVYTVWGGYAYGRGLEGRPARSEMETAYKRIAVAAKNTDTREHDIADSDDYFQYHGGMVATVRALTGSAPEAYIGDSTRPETVRTRTLVEETSRVFRARVVNPKWIEAMRRHGYKGAFELAATVDYLFGYDATTGVVADWMYDKLTETYVLDPENQAFLKEANPWALHGIAERLLEAESRGMWEKPDPETLAALRQVFLDTEGDLEDDGEG